In Drosophila simulans strain w501 chromosome 3R, Prin_Dsim_3.1, whole genome shotgun sequence, a single window of DNA contains:
- the LOC6727697 gene encoding Down syndrome cell adhesion molecule-like protein Dscam2 isoform X5, with amino-acid sequence MSLLEPPCLVLEKALLLGALLLAVLATPLLATSGLRVPTFLLEPAPRLLFGNDTGAQVTCTAHGSPPPLVTWVLRDGSLATQVPGLRKISGNGTLHFPPFLAQYYRTDVHEATYRCRASNEAGTVLSRNVQVHAVVRRQFHVHVENTEVYLGNSALIKCAIPEYVRPYVRVASWHRGEEILLPDLSDVAGRYVVLAASGDLYVRSVRSEDGLMKFSCLVTNTLNGERQRSDAVMLQVKELSKNLAPRTTQKPVMEIHVERGNDVHLPCNIQGNPFPIFTWYRVSDSAALYPIPSSQRVILSRTLLLIKNADERDAGKWICQASNQFGEQRIEIRLSVNSYVSVHILPQVQIVNSGGTANFNCTTTGSAIDAIDWMHNGKPLQANNALTTGRDNIRFLSKSSLLVQNVGRRDRGVYQCLVENQRASAQAMAELKLGDTVPELIYTFIEQNVRPGPLISLKCSASGSPPPQFAWLLDSQPIMDVSLHHRFAIGQFVDMSGDVISHLNISHVRPDDGGLYKCVASNSMGSVQHSARLNVYGPPYVRAIGPIKAVAGEDIIVHCPFAGYPVEQIRWEKAHQELTTSKTNCRGRTRSPEGLTHYCPTAQPGNHYELASVADGGQLVIKNVEPGRDQGIYTCIVRSRAGEEARRDMQLNVNSPPVIEPFKFPKNLQEGGRAQITCAVSSGDMPIYFSWKKDDSSIPSSLQITEKKEEFYSLLVFKDISARHSGKYTCYASNAAAKVNYTAELQVRVAPRWSYEPMDTAIMLGNTISINCEAEGYPIPTITWFKGQGKGSKDFKPLSMRNHSLLLNLATDNDEGYYMCQATNEIGAGLKKTIRINVNEPARFEQSARNISSRRNDPVTLDCHAKGDEPITIGWTQNNGRIDLNNFRFSIAEMKTEKGVDSQLTIGHSDRHDSGVYRCIAENPYGRAEQIIFLAVQERPDTPSHLEIFEVGSRTVKLSWRRPFDGNSPVLSYLVQYQALKYLQSHGSLAAAGGDWNGQNVINVSLPSTSISRSYDSDLRESAIVAGLTPATTFLIRMQAINEIERSAYTEAIVLKTQEEAPTEAPSNVQVQTGGESELIVTWQIPPRESWNGELIGYTVNCSEEKQNINFISVVNSSLKSTIVSGWATTKATLRGLRKYTRYAVTIRAMNSFGSGPWSAAIFGTTAEGVPEAAPQNVNCTALSSQSLKISWLEPPLQFHGGIIQGYKILYRPIVHQIDFPAKLEIKRTSNLETYLHTLHKASNYSIRVLAYTATGDGLASHPLFCQTDDDVPDAPAAIKAAALTADSILISWLTPKNRNGIISHYTVYSREAGRKGQAKTHMVRVDENGYPVTFESRSLAENQMYEFWVSASTSVGEGEPTSVIAQATNTRAPARIASFGQVVRKAVGTGLVLECLAVGNPTPRARWLTRDRPVTFSPFYEVTNEGNLKIHRVEGSLSGNYTCTANNLFGSDEIQYQVIAMKPPSAPQIIVQYASADSIRVSWDAPDDGGAPLQGYTISYHTAGESWSITELLPENNAFTISGLKCGNQYIIKMSAHNMVGSGVASEEINVWTKGKASQAPNANELIATNATCVNLKLSSWQNGGCSIHHFSIEHRPLGDIRWTVVTSDISNAEENRENLIFCDFLPAKWYQLRISATNDAGKTTEHYHFSTTNIDGITIPPPSVFPSENDLMNNLINSTNPTSGDWFATLIVVVIITVSIITIALTIKHRRTLCGPIAEGYESRTLPGDYKEDHENRRNQQVYSASPVKTVDKGNESEMYEISPYATFSVNGGRTGAPAKTPTRAVAAQTPLDYTMQFKTFGHPEGENLNATAYPLLPSSGFGHVKSKSSWHKQRYYNTEDESTLSKSMTIVAGSQAGHSKKSNGGRSAKSSAACSGVVAGSESDTSISPSTEFSNMPTYRVPCKSSRSSDGRAVVDMFRPDSSTESNNDQGSPAPERRHNTPRHVLGMGMAMGLGGGGGGGGVGGSNGPAEKRSAGQRSRKHGSAAQQPSNQTLERRKCPGSSNR; translated from the exons GAAAATATCAGGCAACGGCACCCTGCACTTCCCCCCATTCCTGGCCCAATATTATCGCACGGATGTTCACGAGGCCACCTACAGATGCCGGGCGAGCAACGAGGCGGGCACCGTCCTCAGTCGAAATGTTCAGGTGCATGCAG TGGTGCGTCGTCAATTCCACGTGCACGTGGAAAACACTGAAGTCTATTTGGGAAATTCGGCGTTGATTAAGTGCGCCATTCCGGAGTATGTGCGGCCCTATGTGCGCGTGGCCAGTTGGCATCGCGGCGAGGAGATACTCCTGCCGGATCTGTCGGATGTCG CGGGTCGCTATGTGGTCCTCGCCGCCTCCGGGGATCTCTATGTGCGCTCCGTGCGTTCCGAGGACGGACTGATGAAGTTCAGCTGCCTGGTGACAAATACACTGAACGGCGAGCGACAGCGCAGCGATGCGGTGATGCTGCAGGTCAAAG AGCTAAGCAAGAATCTTGCTCCTCGAACCACCCAGAAACCGGTGATGGAGATTCACGTGGAGCGTGGAAACGACGTTCATCTGCCGTGCAACATCCAGGGCAACCCATTTCCCATATTTAC CTGGTATCGCGTTTCCGACTCGGCAGCCCTCTATCCCATACCCTCGTCACAGCGAGTGATACTTTCGCGCACACTGCTGCTCATCAAAAATGCTGACGAACGCGATGCGGGCAAGTGG ATTTGCCAGGCCTCGAATCAGTTTGGGGAGCAGCGCATCGAGATCCGACTCAGTGTCAATTCGTATGTGTCCGTGCATATATTGCCGCAAGTTCAAATTGTCAATTCGGGCGGAACGGCGAATTTCAATTGTACGACAACGGGTTCAGCGATCGATGCCATCGACTGGATGCACAACGGCAAACCGCTGCAGGCGAATAATGCACTCACCACCGGCAGGGATAA CATACGCTTCCTGTCGAAGAGCTCGCTCCTGGTCCAAAACGTTGGACGGCGGGACCGCGGTGTCTATCAGTGCCTCGTTGAAAACCAACGCGCCAGTGCCCAGGCGATGGCTGAGTTGAAGTTGGGCG ACACTGTGCCGGAATTGATTTACACCTTCATTGAGCAGAACGTTCGTCCCGGGCCATTAATATCGCTTAAGTGCTCCGCCAGCGGTTCGCCGCCTCCACAA TTCGCCTGGCTGCTGGACTCGCAGCCCATCATGGACGTATCGCTGCATCATCGGTTCGCGATCGGGCAATTTGTCGATATGTCTGGCGATGTGATAAGCCATTTAAATATCTCGCACGTGCGTCCGGACGACGGTGGTCTCTACAAGTGCGTGGCCAGCAATTCGATGGGCAGCGTACAGCACTCGGCCAGGTTGAATGTTTACG GACCTCCGTATGTGAGAGCCATTGGACCGATTAAAGCCGTTGCGGGCGAGGATATAATTGTGCACTGTCCGTTTGCCGGTTATCCCGTCGAGCAAATTAGATGGGAGAAGGCGCACCAGGAATTGACAACGAGTAAGACAAATTGCAGGGGGAGAACTCGGAGTCCTGAGGGTCTAACACATTATTGTCCAACCGCACAACCAGGCAACCACTACGAACTGGCTTCGGTGGCCGACGGAGGGCAGCTGGTCATCAAGAATGTGGAGCCGGGTCGGGATCAGGGCATATACACGTGCATCGTAAGGAGTCGGGCGGGCGAGGAGGCGCGCCGGGACATGCAGCTGAATGTGAACA GTCCGCCCGTCATCGAGCCCTTCAAGTTCCCCAAGAATCTGCAGGAGGGCGGACGGGCCCAAATCACCTGTGCGGTCTCCTCCGGCGACATGCCCATCTACTTCAGCTGGAAGAAGGACGACAGCTCCATCCCAAGCAGTTTGCAG ATTACCGAGAAAAAGGAGGAGTTCTACTCGCTGCTGGTCTTCAAGGATATCAGTGCGAGGCACAGTGGCAAGTACACCTGCTATGCCAGCAACGCTGCTGCCAAGGTGAACTACACGGCTGAGCTGCAGGTGCGAG TGGCGCCTCGCTGGAGCTACGAGCCCATGGACACGGCCATTATGCTGGGCAACACAATATCGATAAATTGTGAGGCGGAAGGATATCCGATTCCGACTATTACCTGGTTCAAAGGGCAGG GCAAAGGGTCAAAGGACTTTAAGCCCCTGAGTATGCGTAATCACTCACTGCTATTAAATCTGGCGACGGACAATGATGAGGGTTATTATATGTGCCAGGCAACCAATGAAATCGGAGCTGGTCTCAAAAAGACCATTCGTATAAATGTGAATG AACCCGCACGATTCGAGCAATCTGCCCGTAACATAAGTTCCCGTCGCAACGATCCCGTGACCTTGGACTGTCATGCCAAGGGCGACGAACCCATCACAATTGGTTGGACGCAGAATAACGGACGCATCGATCTGAACAACTTCCGTTTTAGCATAGCGGAGATGAAAACGGAAAAGGGCGTGGACTCCCAGCTGACCATTGGTCACTCGGACCGCCACGACTCCGGAGTATACCGATGCATAGCGGAGAATCCCTACGGAAGGGCGGAGCAGATTATATTCCTCGCTGTTCAGGAGCGCCCAGATACGCCCTCCCATCTGGAGATCTTCGAGGTGGGTTCGCGCACAGTGAAGCTAAGCTGGCGTCGACCCTTCGATGGAAACTCGCCGGTGCTCAGCTATCTAGTGCAGTACCAGGCTTTAAAGTACCTACAGTCCCACGGTTCCCTGGCcgcagctggaggagattgGAATGGGCAGAACGTCATCAACGTCAGCCTGCCGTCGACGAGCATTAGTCGCAG CTATGACAGCGACCTGCGAGAGAGCGCCATTGTGGCAGGTCTGACCCCCGCGACCACCTTCCTGATTCGCATGCAGGCCATCAACGAAATCGAGCGGAGCGCTTACACCGAGGCCATTGTCCTCAAGACCCAGGAGGAGGCGCCCACCGAGGCCCCCTCCAATGTGCAGGTGCAGACGGGTGGGGAGAGCGAGCTGATTGTTACCTGGCAG ATACCGCCGCGGGAATCCTGGAACGGCGAGCTCATCGGCTACACTGTGAACTGCAGCGAGGAAAAGCAGAATATCAACTTCATCAGCGTGGTAAACAGTTCGCTGAAGTCCACGATTGTCAGCGGATGGGCGACGACTAAGGCGACTTTGAGGGGTCTCCGGAAGTACACCCGCTATGCGGTCACCATACGTGCGATGAACAGCTTTGGATCCGGTCCTTGGAGTGCAGCCATCTTTGGAACGACCGCGGAGGGAG TTCCCGAGGCAGCGCCACAGAACGTCAACTGCACCGCCCTGTCATCGCAGAGTCTGAAGATTTCGTGGCTGGAGCCACCGCTGCAGTTCCACGGCGGCATTATACAGGgctataaaattttatatcgCCCGATTGTGCATCAAA TTGATTTTCCCGCCAAGCTGGAGATCAAGCGCACATCGAACCTAGAGACGTACCTGCATACACTACACAAGGCCAGCAACTACTCGATCCGCGTCCTGGCCTACACAGCTACTGGCGATGGCCTGGCCAGTCATCCGCTTTTCTGCCAGACGGATGACGACGTGCCCGATGCACCGGCGGCCATTAAGGCAGCAGCCCTGACGGCAgattcgattttgatttcCTGGCTCACGCCGAAAAATCGCAATGGCATCATTTCGCACTACACGGTTTATTCCAGGGAGGCGGGTCGCAAAGGCCAGGCTAAGA CTCACATGGTGCGTGTCGACGAGAACGGGTATCCGGTGACATTCGAGTCACGCAGCCTGGCCGAGAATCAAATGTACGAATTCTGGGTTTCGGCGTCGACATCCGTGGGCGAAGGGGAGCCCACATCTGTGATCGCCCAGGCCACCAATACGCGAG CTCCCGCCCGGATCGCCTCCTTTGGTCAGGTGGTGCGCAAGGCGGTGGGCACTGGACTGGTGTTGGAGTGCCTGGCGGTGGGTAATCCCACACCTCGTGCTCGATGGCTAACCCGCGATCGTCCCGTCACCTTCAGTCCTTTTTACGAGGTGACCAACGAGGGCAACCTGAAGATTCACC GCGTCGAAGGCAGCCTCTCCGGAAATTATACATGCACGGCGAACAATCTGTTCGGCAGTGATGAGATCCAGTACCAGGTGATTGCCATGAAGCCACCGAGCGCACCGCAAATCATCGTGCAGTACGCTTCCGCCGACAGCATTCGCGTGAGCTGGGATGCCCCCGACGATGGGGGAGCTCCGCTGCAGGGATACACCATATCGTACCACACGGCCGGAGAGAGCTGGTCCATCACGGAGCTGCTGCCCGAGAATAATGCCTTTACGATCTCGGGATTGAAGTGCGGAAATCAGTACATTATAAAAATGTCCGCACACAACATGGTTGGCTCCGGGGTGGCCAGTGAGGAAATTAACGTCTGGACCAAGGGTAAAG CCTCTCAAGCTCCGAATGCCAACGAACTAATTGCCACAAATGCGACGTGCGTGAATTTGAAGCTGTCATCGTGGCAAAATGGTGGCTGCAGCATTCATCATTTCTCCATCGAGCACAGACCGCTGG GCGACATACGGTGGACAGTTGTCACATCGGATATTTCGAACGCCGAGGAAAACCGTGAAAATTTAATCTTCTGCGACTTTCTGCCTGCCAAGTGGTATCAGCTGCGAATCTCTGCCACCAACGATGCGGGAAAAACGACGGAGCATTATCATTTCAGCACAACGAACATCGATGGCATCACCATTCCGCCGCCATCGGTTTTCCCCTCGGAAAACGATTTGATGAACAATCTGATAAACTCAACAAATCCGACCAGCGGTGATTGGTTCGCAACGCTAattgtcgtcgtcatcatcacgGTTTCCATCATAACGAT AGCTCTGACCATCAAACATCGACGCACTCTATGCGGACCCATTGCCGAGGGCTACGAATCCAGGACTTTACCCGGGGACTATAAGGAGGACCACGAAAATCGCCGGAATCAGCAGGTGTACAGTGCCTCGCCAGTTAAGACGGTAGACAAGGGAAATGAGTCAG AAATGTACGAGATTTCACCGTACGCCACGTTCAGCGTGAATGGCGGACGGACAGGGGCTCCTGCCAAGACGCCCACACGTGCCGTGGCGGCTCAGACGCCCCTCGATTACACCATGCAATTCAAAACCTTCGGGCATCCGGAGGGGGAGAACTTAAACGCTACCGCCTACCCACTCCTGCCCAGCTCGGGATTCGGTCACGTGAAGAGCAAGTCCAGCTGGCACAAGCAGCGCTATTACAACACGGAAG ATGAGTCTACGCTGAGCAAATCGATGACCATAGTGGCCGGTTCGCAGGCAGGACACTCAAAGAAATCCAACGGTGGACGGAGTGCCAAGAGCAGCGCAGCCTGCAGCGGAGTGGTGGCCGGATCGGAGTCGGATACAAGCATCAGTCCCAGCACCGAGTTCTCCAACATGCCCACCTACCGAGTGCCATGCAAGTCGTCGCGCAGCAGTGATGGTCGGGCGGTCGTAG ATATGTTCCGACCGGACTCCAGCACCGAGTCCAATAATGACCAAGGCTCGCCGGCGCCCGAGCGTCGCCACAACACCCCACGCCACGTCCTTGGGATGGGCATGGCCATGGGcttgggtggtggtggaggcggaGGGGGCGTCGGTGGAAGCAACGGGCCGGCCGAGAAGCGGAGTGCCGGACAGCGCAGCCGGAAGCACGGAAGCGCGGCACAGCAGCCCAGCAACCAAACGTTGGAGCGAAGAAAGTGCCCTGGTAGTAGCAACAGGTAG